Sequence from the Erythrobacter insulae genome:
GTCAGCACTGAAATCGAATCGCGCGGTTTCGTCCATTCTCCACGGCGCGCCAAACCAATCGAGTGCGCTTGGCGTGACAAGTCCGACCGCATCGCGCGGAAATCCTGCAAAAGCATCGGTGCCGCGCGTGCGATTTTTGCGAATATCGCGCGCCGCAAACACCCGGTCCCCCATCACAACGAGCACACCGCGGCCCGCCGCGTCGGGATCGCTTGCGACCCGCATGGCATTCGCAAAATTGCGCAAACCATCATATCCCACAGCCGTAGCCGGACGCATCGCGCCAACCAGCACCACAGGTTTGCTCGTAGGCAGCGTCACATCGAGCACAAATGCGGTTTCCTCGACCGTGTCGGTGCCGTGAGTGATGATGATTCCATCGCATACCGGATCACCAATTGCCGTTACCGCTGCCCGGTGCAGATCGCGCCAGATGGCAGGCGTCATGTTTTCCGAACCGATATTGGCGATTTGTTTGCCGGTCAGATTGGCCGGAATCCCCAATTCTTCGATTCGAGCCAGAAAATCATCAATGCCGATTTGTCCGGGCCGATAATCGTGCCGCGTCGCCGAATCGGCGGAGCCCGCAATGGTGCCGCCAGTGGCCAGAACGAGGAGATTTGGGTTGCTCATATGCACCGCCTTTACCCACGAAGTGCATTTTCCACCACATCAGCGATTGATTTTGCACTTTTTGCCGCTAGATAGCGCTCTCTCGCTTGATTATAAGCGACTCAACGTGGGGCGATTAGCTCAGTTGGTAGAGCATCTCGTTTACACCGAGAGGGTCGGCAGTTCGAGCCTGTCATCGCCCACCACGTTTCCTGACATCGCAATGGATCAATCACCGCCTTCGGGCGTCAATGCTTCCCTGATCGCGGCGATGGCTTCTTCTGAATCCCATTCATAACCGCCCGCGACCCGCAGCAATTCCTTGCCTTCGGCATCGAACAGAATCGTAACCGGCATTAAGCCTTCTTCATTCAGGGCCTGATTAAGCTGTGCGTCCGGATCCAGCCATTGTTCCAGATTGGCAAAGTCGCGGCTTGCGAAAAACGGCGCGACCACTTCTGCGCCGCGCACATCCTGACTTATGGTGAGAACTTTAACCTCGCCTTCAAGCTCGCTGGCCAATGCATTCAGCGTCGGCATTTCGATCACGCATGGCGCGCACCATGTCGCCCATAGATTAAGCAGCACCGGCGTGCCTTTTAAGTCGGCGAGGCTCAATTGTGCGCCATCGGGGTCCATAACGGTAAGCGGCGGAAGCTGGGTCCCGGCTTTAAAGCGCACAATTTGTCCGGGCAAAGCCGGGGGCGGCGGGGTGTAGCTCGGGCCAATCGTGTCCTCAGCCCGTTGCGTCGCTGTCTCGCTCGCACTATCGCACGCAGCAAGAGTAAACGCCGACGCGGCAAGAATGAGCAAAGACCGGATCATGAGCGACACCTCCAACACGACCAGCCCGCAATCCAACACCATGTGGGGCGGCCGGTTCGCAGAAGGGCCTAGCGCGATCATGCGCGAAATCAATGCCTCGATCCCGTTCGATAAAGCGCTCTGGCGTCAGGATATCGCCGGAAGCCTCGCTCATGCGGCGATGCTGGCGAAACAAGGCATAGTGAGCGATGCCGACGCCAAAACGATCCAGGACGGTCTTGCTCAGGTTGCGGCAGAATATGAGAAAGATGGCGTGCCGGAGGACTGGGACCTCGAAGACATTCATATGACCACCGAGGCCCGACTGGCCGAGATTGTTGGCCCTGTCGCAGGACGCCTTCACACCGCGCGCAGCCGCAACGATCAGGTAGCGACAGATTTCCGGCTTTGGGTGCGCGAGGCGCTTGATGATATGGACGCAGGACTTGCCGCATTGCAGCGCGCGCTGGTCACCCGTGCGCAAGAACATGCCGAAACCATCATGCCCGGCTTTACCCATCTGCAAACCGCTCAGCCGGTGACCCTTGGTCACCATCTGCTGGCCTATTACGAAATGATCCGCCGCGACCGTTCGCGCATTGCCGATGCGCGCATACGGCTTAATGAAAGCCCGCTGGGCAGCGCAGCTCTGGCGGGCACAGGCTTTCCGATTGACCGCGATATGACAGCAGAGGCGCTGGGCTTTGACCGGCCAACCGCCAATTCGCTCGATGCGGTATCGGACCGTGATTTTGCGCTCGATTACCTTTACGCGGCCAGCACCTGCGCGCTGCATCTCTCGCGGCTCGCCGAGGAAATGATTATCTGGGCCAGCCAGCCTTATGGTTTTGTGCGCATGCCCGATACGCTGTCCACTGGCAGCTCTATCATGCCGCAAAAGAAAAACCCCGATGCCGCCGAGCTGGTGCGCGGCCATGCGGGGCGTGTGATCGGATGCCAAACCGCTTTGATGATCACGATGAAGGGCCTGCCGCTGGCCTATTCCAAGGATATGCAGGACGATAAGCCGCCGGTCTTCGAGGCCGCGGGCCTGATGGCGCTCAGCATCGCGGCAATGACCGGCATGGTTGCAGACAGCACGTTTAAGACCGACCGAATGCGCGAAGCCGCCGAGCTTGGCTATGCCACGGCAACCGATCTGGCCGATTGGCTGGTGACCGCAGCGGATATTCCATTCCGAGAGGCGCATCACATCACCGGTGCAGCTGTAAAACTGGCCGAATCGCGCGGCGTTGCGCTCGACGAATTGCCTTTGCGCGACCTCACAGCCATTGATGCGCGCATTGATGCGCGGGTGTTCGACGCGCTCAGCGTCGATGCTTCGGTTGCGGCGCGATCAAGTTATGGCGGAACCGCTCCCGCTCAGGTACGTAACCAAGTGAAGCGTGCGCGCGAACAGTTGGGTATGGATTGATGATGATACGGATTGTTCTAAGTCTGGGATTGGGCGTCACGCTGGCCGCTTGCGGTACCCGCGCGCCGCTTGCGGCGCCTGAAGGCGCAAGCCTGCCCCCCGCCCCCTATGGCGCGGCTGCGCAGCCGACAACCGATGAACTTCTCAAACTCGACACGCTGGCTGCGCCCGAGCGCAGTGTGGAATTGCGCCGCAGATCCGAGGATCGCGGCGATGACCCCTTTGACCTTCCTCCGGAATAAGCACAAAAGCTGATGGATCATTTCGCAATCAAGAACGGCGTGATGCACGCCGAAGATGTACCGCTGCCGCGTATCGCGGAAGCTGTCGGCACGCCCGTCTATGTCTATTCGCGCGCCACACTGGAGCGCCATGCCCGCGTTTTTCGCGAAGCGCTCGGCGATGTGCCTGACAAACTGATCGCCTTTGCGGTAAAGGCCAACCCGAACCTTTCGGTGCTCAAAGTCCTGCAAAAACAGGGTTACGGCGCAGAT
This genomic interval carries:
- a CDS encoding TlpA family protein disulfide reductase; the encoded protein is MIRSLLILAASAFTLAACDSASETATQRAEDTIGPSYTPPPPALPGQIVRFKAGTQLPPLTVMDPDGAQLSLADLKGTPVLLNLWATWCAPCVIEMPTLNALASELEGEVKVLTISQDVRGAEVVAPFFASRDFANLEQWLDPDAQLNQALNEEGLMPVTILFDAEGKELLRVAGGYEWDSEEAIAAIREALTPEGGD
- the argH gene encoding argininosuccinate lyase, coding for MWGGRFAEGPSAIMREINASIPFDKALWRQDIAGSLAHAAMLAKQGIVSDADAKTIQDGLAQVAAEYEKDGVPEDWDLEDIHMTTEARLAEIVGPVAGRLHTARSRNDQVATDFRLWVREALDDMDAGLAALQRALVTRAQEHAETIMPGFTHLQTAQPVTLGHHLLAYYEMIRRDRSRIADARIRLNESPLGSAALAGTGFPIDRDMTAEALGFDRPTANSLDAVSDRDFALDYLYAASTCALHLSRLAEEMIIWASQPYGFVRMPDTLSTGSSIMPQKKNPDAAELVRGHAGRVIGCQTALMITMKGLPLAYSKDMQDDKPPVFEAAGLMALSIAAMTGMVADSTFKTDRMREAAELGYATATDLADWLVTAADIPFREAHHITGAAVKLAESRGVALDELPLRDLTAIDARIDARVFDALSVDASVAARSSYGGTAPAQVRNQVKRAREQLGMD
- a CDS encoding asparaginase, translated to MSNPNLLVLATGGTIAGSADSATRHDYRPGQIGIDDFLARIEELGIPANLTGKQIANIGSENMTPAIWRDLHRAAVTAIGDPVCDGIIITHGTDTVEETAFVLDVTLPTSKPVVLVGAMRPATAVGYDGLRNFANAMRVASDPDAAGRGVLVVMGDRVFAARDIRKNRTRGTDAFAGFPRDAVGLVTPSALDWFGAPWRMDETARFDFSADLPDVPVLFIHAGITPEYVDRLVTTETRGIIVCGVGEGNMPDSVRERLIRLAQGGLRVVRASRLGEGLVDREPEDDANGFVAARALNPAKARILLQLLIAAGISDPAAIQSEFDRR